From one Pempheris klunzingeri isolate RE-2024b chromosome 5, fPemKlu1.hap1, whole genome shotgun sequence genomic stretch:
- the LOC139202040 gene encoding tripartite motif-containing protein 14 — protein sequence MGASLDTPARCPLCNELTREPVTLKCNHRFCRRCIGDLWSVAPSGPYHCPEWRCKTVYQTLPFENSFVWPHTSSRRASQPPSTAGTSSNIDQNPFQPLGRPTPTSRLLGKRKASTPVPEQPDTKRSTVKAPREWPNDTEAPTTSFSDKARQAIVVDASKEAVQPEPTQSESGDGTSSSDSSDTKAVPASDVSHDNSVQQSQSKSGEVISLEDSDCSSEVDLCDVPPHTTPKKNTQVTGIHALTKKPASPANSDSPPGVSTPHKDKSPAHHVSKSPPIFTKPPAASPGSPSHAGIFLRFETKNASPVPCHYCPKTVCQSAVKTCLVCGASMCSEHLRPHLDSPVFQNHTLVPPMEDISPWRCQEHQEINRIYCQQCGVCVCTVCTVIGSHRNHVCISIREAERELRGNLKEEIKQLQEAEQQVKNRVTELAQKKENFRAVLSEAQAGVQQQYGAIREALEEEEQSALQCVRKEESRVLGGLEEKLGHLRSSLQSIQHGLHTLEGLADAKGEKRIQDQAFIMEYNKVAQLAGNIGSYVGQFEAPEEVDQARLKYLQRWTEKRLDTVIITVPGTDRDLYRLLYGSIPVLDVDTAHPKLQLSDNNRSVTYSEAQQAYEEHEARFSSFPQVLASCALEGGRRYWEVAVPVDEGRWKVGLCEGRIERKGQKDNSRLGFNSFSWCLACDRRKVEALHNKVAVPVDADWLQRVGVFLDFEEGILSFFNVTPGGSLVLMHSYNHKFTDPLYPALSVSKTQLAICDLFQP from the exons aTGGGAGCATCGCTGGACACCCCGGCGAGGTGTCCGCTGTGCAACGAGCTGACCCGAGAGCCCGTCACCCTGAAATGTAACCACCGCTTCTGCCGACGCTGCATCGGGGACTTGTGGAGCGTCGCCCCGAGCGGGCCGTACCACTGTCCGGAGTGGAGGTGCAAAACGGTCTACCAGACTCTGCCGTTTGAGAACAGCTTCGTATGGCCGCACACCAGCAGCCGACGTGCCTCCCAGCCCCCCAGCACCGCAG GCACATCCAGTAATATTGACCAGAACCCCTTTCAGCCACTGGGGAGACCCACACCCACCAGCCGCCTTCTTGGGAAGAGAAAGGCCAGTACACCTGTACCAGAGCAACCTGACACAAAACGATCAACAGTGAAAGCTCCTCGTGAGTGGCCCAATGACACTGAGGCTCCCACTACTTCCTTCTCAGATAAAGCAAGGCAGGCGATTGTTGTGGATGCATCCAAGGAAGCAGTGCAGCCAGAACCTACACAGTCTGAGAGTGGTGATGGCACTTCCTCCAGTGACAGCTCTGACACCAAGGCAGTGCCTGCAAGTGATGTGTCACATGACAACTCAGTCCAGCAGAGCCAGAGTAAATCAGGAGAAGTCATCTCATTAGAAGATTCTGACTGCTCCAGTGAAGTAGATTTATGTGATGTACCTCCTCACACAACCCCCAAGAAAAACACGCAAGTTACCGGAATTCATGCATTGACAAAGAAACCTGCTTCACCTGCCAACTCTGATTCCCCTCCTGGGGTCTCAACTCCACATAAAGATAAGTCTCCTGCACACCATGTCAGCAAGTCTCCTCCGATATTCACCAAACCTCCCGCTGCTTCTCCAGGATCCCCAAGTCATGCTGGCATCTTCCTCAGGTTTGAGACCAAAAATGCAAGCCCAGTACCCTGCCATTATTGCCCTAaaactgtctgtcagtctgctgtGAAGACATGTCTGGTGTGCGGAGCTTCAATGTGTTCAGAGCATCTGCGTCCCCACCTGGACTCCCCTGTCTTCCAGAATCATACCCTGGTTCCTCCCATGGAGGACATTTCTCCCTGGAGGTGCCAGGAGCACCAGGAGATAAACCGTATCTACTGTCAGCAGTGTGGAGTGTGCGTGTGCACGGTGTGTACTGTCATAGGCTCGCACCGCAACCACGTCTGCATCAGCAtcagggaggcagagagagagctCAGG GGGAACCTAAAGGAGGAGAtcaagcagctgcaggaggctgAACAGCAAGTGAAGAACAGAGTGACTGAACTCGCGCAGAAGAAAGAGAACTTCAGA GCCGTTTTAAGTGAGGCACAAGCAGGAGTGCAGCAACAGTATGGAGCCATCAGAGAggccctggaggaggaggagcaatCAGCTCTTCAGTGcgtgaggaaggaggagagcagggtTCTGGGGGGACTAGAGGAGAAACTCGGTCACCTCCGGAGCTCTCTGCAATCCATCCAGCATGGCCTTCACACCCTGGAGGGGCTGGCTGATGCCAAGGGAGAGAAACGTATTCAGGACCAGGCCTTCATTATG GAATACAACAAGGTTGCCCAGCT GGCTGGCAACATCGGGAGCTATGTGGGCCAGTTTGAAGCTCCAGAGGAAGTGGATCAGGCCCGGCTGAAATATCTGCAGAGGTGGACCGAAAAACGGCTGGACACAGTCATCATCACCGTGCCAGGCACAGACAGAGACCTCTACAGACTGCTCT ATGGTAGCATCCCCGTCTTGGACGTAGATACAGCCCATCCCAAGCTGCAACTGTCTGATAACAACAGGAGCGTGACTTACAGCGAAGCCCAGCAGGCCTACGAAGAGCACGAGGCTCGCTTCAGCTCCTTCCCTCAGGTCCTGGCCTCCTGTGCCCTGGAAGGAGGTCGCCGTTACTGGGAGGTGGCCGTGCCTGTGGACGAGGGTCGCTGGAAGGTGGGGCTGTGTGAGGGTCGGATAGAGAGGAAAGGCCAAAAGGACAACTCCCGTCTAGGCTTCAACTCGTTCTCCTGGTGCCTGGCCTGCGACAGAAGGAAGGTGGAGGCTCTGCACAACAAGGTGGCAGTTCCCGTGGATGCAGACTGGCTGCAGAGGGTGGGAGTGTTCCTGGACTTTGAAGAGGGTATTTTATCATTCTTTAATGTGACACCAGGGGGCAGTCTAGTTTTAATGCATTCCTACAATCACAAGTTTACTGACCCTCTTTACCCAGCCCTCTCTGTGTCTAAAACACAGCTGGCCATCTGTGATCTGTTCCAGCCATAA